A portion of the Harpia harpyja isolate bHarHar1 chromosome 15, bHarHar1 primary haplotype, whole genome shotgun sequence genome contains these proteins:
- the LOC128151923 gene encoding WD repeat and coiled-coil-containing protein-like has protein sequence MELGKAKLLRTGLNALYQAIHPVHGIAWTDGKQVILTALYYHNGELKFGDSSVVGQFEHVHGLNWGPCCSTDTPALLAVQHKKHVSVWQLGYSTAEKNKPLISQTCEVGEPFPLLSQGCVWHPKKEVLAVLTKRDASVLHAVRTDNTRVKADIKSSGLIHCACWTKDGNRLVVAIGSALHSYIWDDAQKTLNTCSFCPVFDVGGYICAIEAMLDFQIAVATELPLDNICGLNTGIAFDMPSGTETGSLISQSALVLGDEEYSMDRRRKSTDSDRSGVDSVASSSSGPVDLTHILANHRRSDPGPLITLKRKDSAATNGQDSSHMILVTFERKVTTTRKVTIPGILVPDIMAFDLRAQIVAVASNTSNIVLVYSVTSSCMPHIQQIQLEKNERPKGLCFLTAKLLLILIGKQKFPEPSLIPSSSSDRYVMRLMIKELMLEEDPSALPETKQNMFYNFESSVNIPGKRKFFENLATEDQPQSRELLIPRSTVIQSPSGRRRLIEEVKSPSYEQSSSSSVSDLDEKRLPGDNSVALETLDAEPTNRSVSLLGFGTPTRLSSRPTSPKVQFNVIQETSNSPKNNNLPSERGMSHISRNLERLCGSFNELQLSLSEITDFAKNGRRISLAYPCSQEPPVVHITYQKSFSNGAVTEETKDVLLCDGKIHLNLVQQLFDLPVIEMKHGSSWIVLTADKDGFVPLIFRATQEIIIRDGSDSSEVCGGHSYKKSISMRPPSRVT, from the exons ATGGAGCTGGGAAAGGCAAAGCTGCTGAGGACCGGCCTCAATGCTTTATATCAGGCCATCCACCCCGTGCATGGAATTGCCTGGACAGATGGGAAGCAAGTGATACTGACTGCTTTATACTATCATAATGGAGAGCTAAAGTTCGGAGACTCAAGTGTTGTTGGTCAATTTGAACATGTTCATGGGCTTAACTGGGGCCCATGTTGCTCTACAGACACCCCAGCTCTGCTCGCTGTTCAGCATAAAAAGCATGTTAGTGTTTGGCAGCTGGGCTACAGCACTGCGGAGAAGAACAAACCCTTGATTTCTCAGACCTGTGAAGTTGGTGAGCCATTTCCACTGCTTTCTCAGGGCTGTGTCTGGCATCCAAAGAAGGAGGTCTTGGCTGTGCTTACAAAAAGAGATGCTTCAGTCTTGCATGCTGTTCGTACTGACAATACTAGAGTTAAGGCAGATATCAAAAGCAGTGGGCTTATCCACTGTGCCTGCTGGACTAAGGATGGTAATCGTTTAGTAGTTGCTATAGGCAGTGCCCTGCATTCCTACATATGGGATGATGCTCAGAAAACTCTAAATACCTGCTCCTTTTGCCCAGTCTTTGATGTGGGAGGTTATATCTGTGCTATAGAAGCCATGCTGGATTTCCAAATTGCTGTAGCTACGGAGCTTCCTTTAGATAATATCTGTGGTTTGAATACAGGCATTGCATTTGATATGCCATCTGGTACGGAAACTGGTTCTTTAATCTCACAGTCTGCTCTGGTGCTTGGTGATGAGGAATACTCCATGGACCGGCGAAGAAAGTCCACAGATTCAGATAGATCCGGTGTTGATTCAGTTGCTTCTTCTTCATCAGGTCCTGTGGATTTAACCCATATCCTTGCAAATCACCGTCGGTCTGATCCTGGTCCTCTTATTACTCTGAAACGCAAAGACTCTGCAGCAACAAATGGTCAAGATTCTTCTCACATGATTTTGGTGACTTTTGAGAGGAAGGTAACCACCACCAGAAAAGTCACCATCCCAGGTATTCTGGTTCCTGATATAATGGCTTTTGACCTTAGAGCTCAGATTGTGGCAGTAGCCTCTAATACTTCTAACATTGTTTTGGTGTATTCAGTAACCTCTTCCTGCATGCCTCATATTCAACAAATCCAGCTGGAAAAGAATGAAAGACCAAAGGGCCTATGCTTTTTGACAGCTAAACTCCTATTGATTCTGATTGGCAAGCAAAAGTTCCCCGAGCCTAGTCTCATTCCATCTTCAAGTTCAGACAGGTATGTAATGCGTCTGATGATCAAAGAATTGATGCTGGAAGAAGATCCTTCAGCATTGCCTGAGACTAAGCAGAATATGTTTTATAACTTTGAATCCTCTGTTAATATACCTGGAAAAAGAAAGTTCTTTGAAAATCTTGCTACAGAAGACCAACCTCAAAGCAGGGAGCTGTTAATACCAAGAAGCACAGTTATTCAATCTCCTAGTGGCAGGAGAAGACTCATCGAAGAAGTAAAGAGCCCTAGTTATGAGCAGAGCTCTTCATCAAGTGTGAGTGACCTGGATGAAAAAAGGCTCCCAGGTGACAACTCGGTGGCCTTGGAAACATTGGATGCTGAACCTACCAATCGTTCAGTGTCTCTTCTTGGTTTTGGAACACCTACCAGGCTTTCCAGCAGACCAACTTCCCCTAAAGTGCAGTTCAATGTGATCCAAGAAACATCAAATTCTCCTAAAAACAACAATTTGCCAAGTGAAAGAGGAATGAGTCACATATCTAGAAATTTAGAGAGACTTTGTGGCAGCTTCAATGAGTTACAACTGAGTCTTTCTGAAATAACGGACTTCGCTAAAAATGGGAGGAGGATATCTTTAGCCTATCCATGCTCACAGGAACCACCTGTTGTTCATATCACTTACCAG aaaagtttttcaaatgGAGCAGttactgaagaaacaaaagatgTTCTCCTCTGTGATGGCAAGATCCATTTGAATTTAGTCCAGCAGCTGTTCGATCTGCCTGTTATTGAAATGAAACACg GCTCTTCTTGGATTGTGCTCACTGCAGACAAGGACGGCTTTGTGCCATTAATATTCAGAGCAACACAAGAGATAATCATAAGGGATGGAAGTGACAGTTCAGAAGTCTGTGGAGGTCACTCctacaaaaaaagcatttcaatgCGACCACCAAGCAGAGTGACATAA